In one window of Bemisia tabaci chromosome 4, PGI_BMITA_v3 DNA:
- the LOC140224365 gene encoding uncharacterized protein — MKTIVPSEMFESNTSLFHGVCIYLFYSAIFSCIFFQILQEQPGVSAAREQKTFTNLLGLKNKDPCAAFSASALDPPSSPSQSLLDGRNEGHSPGLRLRGKSGSFKRQRLEEQLNRANEYCKEALKEYRRLPWFKYKFFRCGSPWDAECRAMPNQLRLKCTVNILTWFWEACCRGSGQRVVELKWCVERHRNLH; from the exons ATGAAGACTATTGTTCCATCAGAAATGTTCGAGTCCAACACGAGTCTTTTCCATGGAGTGTGTATATATCTCTTTTACAGTGCAATTTTCTCAtgtattttcttccaaattcttcAG GAACAACCTGGAGTCTCCGCAGCGCGCGAGCAGAAAACGTTCACTAACTTATTAGGGCTAAAAAACAAGGACCCTTGCGCGGCGTTTTCCGCAAGTGCCCTGGACCCACCTTCGTCGCCTAGCCAATCCCTACTCGATGGACGAAATGAAGGACACAGCCCGGGTCTGCGCCTGAGGGGGAAATCGGGGTCATTTAAGCGCCAACGGCTCGAGGAACAGCTGAACAGGGCCAACGAGTACTGCAAAGAGGCCCTGAAAGAGTACCGGCGGCTGCCCTGGTTCAAGTACAAATTCTTCCGTTGCGGAAGCCCGTGGGACGCTGAGTGCCGCGCTATGCCTAATCAGCTCAGACTCAAGTGCACCGTCAACATACTCACCTGGTTTTGGGAGGCCTGCTGCAGGGGCTCCGGCCAACGGGTTGTCGAACTCAAATGGTGCGTTGAGCGACATCGGAATTTACATTGA